Proteins co-encoded in one Quercus robur chromosome 8, dhQueRobu3.1, whole genome shotgun sequence genomic window:
- the LOC126695742 gene encoding uncharacterized protein LOC126695742: MSYIKLVVALNELPIEYYNAEALQLIGKAIGNVLRIDTFTASETRGRFARLCVQVDVEKPLATAIMIGKLEQQICYEGIQKMCFECGRLGHSKEHCPHVVRQGPSYSEAGLKEAGETCFSSQFAHGPDEARRGEGTSGVVRDSEQSTEQVDVREEVYGPWIVVERRKNSTKPLRSSGTLPRQGSVLNTRTYEYVEKGAADRAAGIDGSNRESKRKISSQSFVDKARFASVVQNIRQEDKAHTQQSPRLMLNRKAPSQDVDRSSAYPSSQRLSSVKGKKGAARKKSQNGDQGSAGGALCSNRSGFKQA; the protein is encoded by the exons ATGTCCTACATCAAGCTTGTCGTTGC ATTAAATGAGCTTCCCATTGAATATTACAATGCAGAGGCGCTGCAGCTCATTGGGAAAGCTATTGGAAATGTCCTCCGTATAGATACCTTTACGGCGTCGGAAACTAGAGGTCGGTTTGCAAGGCTGTGTGTGCAAGTTGATGTGGAAAAACCTCTAGCTACTGCTATTATGATAGGAAAGCTGGAGCAACAGATTTGTTATGAAGGAATCCAAAAAATGTGCTTTGAGTGTGGCCGTTTAGGTCATAGTAAGGAGCATTGCCCTCATGTTGTCCGGCAAGGACCGTCGTACTCGGAGGCCGGATTGAAGGAGGCGGGTGAGACGTGTTTTAGCTCACAGTTTGCGCATGGTCCTGACGAAGCAAGGCGTGGGGAGGGGACCAGTGGTGTGGTGCGTGACTCTGAGCAAAGTACTGAGCAGGTGGATGTGCGGGAGGAGGTGTACGGGCCTTGGATTGTAGTAGAGCGCAGAAAAAATAGTACAAAACCGTTGAGGAGTAGTGGGACTTTGCCACGGCAAGGGAGTGTTTTAAATACCAGAACATATGAATACGTGGAGAAGGGAGCTGCAGATCGGGCTGCTGGGATTGATGGGTCTAATAGAGAGTCTAAGAGGAAGATATCGTCTCAGAGTTTTGTGGATAAGGCCCGTTTTGCCTCTGTGGTCCAAAACATTAGGCAGGAGGACAAGGCCCACACCCAACAAAGCCCACGTTTGATGTTGAATAGAAAAGCGCCAAGTCAGGATGTAGACCGGTCCAGTGCTTATCCAAGTTCACAGAGACTTTCATCAGTCAAAGGAAAGAAAGGGGCAGCTcgtaaaaaatctcaaaatggTGACCAAGGCAGCGCCGGTGGGGCGCTCTGTTCTAACCGATCCGGTTTCAAGCAAGCTTAG
- the LOC126694295 gene encoding L-type lectin-domain containing receptor kinase IV.2-like, translating into MFTKLLILLPLLGSLVFSLDTSFTYNGFTSANLSLDGVAMITSNGLLRLTNDTKQQQGHAFYTTPINFRNSLNDTAFSFSTTFVFAIASGYPTLRGHGIAFVISPTRGRPGALPSTYLGLFNETNNGNATNHVVAVELDTIQNPEFKDINDNHVGVDINGMESENSSLAGYYAESGAFMNLTLISGNPMQVWVEYDGVKKQLNVTLAPIDVGKPKFPLLSLSSDLSRIINKTMYVGFSSATGSLLTSHYILGWSFKMNGKAQELALSQLPKLPRGKERSKLLTIGLPVILVSLVLVAISGATYVIKRKRKFAELLEDWEVDYGPHRFK; encoded by the coding sequence ATGTTTACCAAGCTTCTAATACTGTTGCCTCTCCTGGGAAGCTTAGTGTTCTCCCTAGATACCAGCTTCACCTACAACGGTTTTACATCGGCCAACCTAAGCCTAGATGGCGTAGCCATGATCACTTCAAATGGCCTTTTGAGGCTCACCAATGACACCAAACAGCAACAGGGTCATGCTTTCTACACAACTCCAATAAACTTTAGGAACTCGTTGAATGACActgctttctctttctctacgACTTTCGTCTTTGCCATTGCTTCCGGATATCCAACTCTAAGAGGTCATGGGATCGCTTTCGTGATTTCTCCAACTAGAGGGCGCCCAGGAGCTCTTCCAAGCACTTACCTTGGCCTTTTCAATGAGACCAACAATGGTAATGCTACCAATCATGTCGTTGCTGTAGAGCTCGATACAATCCAGAACCCAGAATTTAAAGATATCAATGATAACCATGTTGGGGTAGACATAAATGGAATGGAGTCCGAGAATTCTTCTCTAGCAGGTTATTATGCTGAAAGTGGTGCCTTTATGAACTTGACCCTTATCAGTGGAAACCCAATGCAAGTTTGGGTGGAATATGATGGTGTCAAGAAGCAACTCAATGTAACTTTAGCTCCAATTGATGTTGGTAAACCCAAATTTCCACTATTGTCCTTGTCCAGTGATCTTTCACGAATCATTAACAAAACCATGTATGTTGGGTTCTCTTCCGCAACTGGCTCTCTCCTAACTTCCCATTATATTTTGGGTTGGAGCTTTAAGATGAATGGTAAGGCTCAAGAACTTGCCCTTTCTCAACTTCCCAAGCTGCCTCGAGGTAAAGAGAGATCTAAACTTTTGACAATTGGATTGCCTGTGATTCTTGTTAGTTTAGTCTTGGTAGCAATTTCAGGTGCAACTTATGtcataaaaaggaaaaggaagttTGCAGAATTGCTAGAAGACTGGGAGGTTGACTATGGGCCTCATAGATTCAAATAG
- the LOC126694294 gene encoding L-type lectin-domain containing receptor kinase IV.1-like produces the protein MREFVAEIVSIGRLRHRNLVPLLGYCRRKGELLLVYDYMSNGNLDKYLFNQPQVTLSWSQRFQVIKGVASGLLYLHEGWDQVVIHRDVKASNVLLDGELNGRLGDFGLARLYEHGTDPQTTHVVGTLGYLAPEYNQSGKATTSTDVYAFGAFILEVACGRRPIQANGPSEDSILIDWVFSHLSRGEIMEARDPNYGTNYVAEELELVLKLGLMCSHSEAAARPSMRQVVQYLEGDVPFPDLSSLGLCSTGLTFAHREGFDDFFKTYPSSMNKGFSHSSSIADSLLSGGR, from the coding sequence ATGAGAGAATTTGTGGCTGAAATTGTGAGCATAGGTCGGCTTCGCCACAGGAATTTAGTACCACTCTTGGGCTATTGCCGAAGAAAAGGAGAACTACTCTTGGTCTATGACTACATGTCCAATGGAAACCTAGACAAGTACCTCTTTAATCAACCTCAGGTCACTCTCAGTTGGAGCCAGAGATTTCAAGTTATAAAAGGTGTGGCATCTGGGCTTCTTTATCTACATGAAGGATGGGATCAAGTTGTCATTCACAGAGACGTGAAGGCTAGTAATGTTTTGCTAGATGGTGAACTGAATGGTAGATTAGGTGACTTTGGTCTTGCAAGATTATATGAACATGGAACTGATCCTCAAACTACCCATGTGGTTGGAACTCTTGGGTATCTTGCGCCAGAGTACAATCAAAGCGGCAAGGCCACAACAAGCACCGATGTGTATGCTTTTGGGGCCTTTATACTCGAGGTTGCTTGTGGAAGAAGACCAATACAGGCAAATGGGCCATCAGAGGATTCAATTTTGATTGATTGGGTGTTTTCTCATTTGAGCCGAGGCGAAATTATGGAGGCAAGGGATCCAAATTATGGTACAAATTATGTAGCAGAGGAACTAGAGTTGGTATTGAAACTGGGATTGATGTGCTCTCATTCAGAGGCTGCTGCAAGGCCTAGCATGCGCCAAGTTGTGCAGTACTTAGAAGGTGATGTTCCTTTTCCAGACTTATCATCGCTTGGTCTTTGTTCCACCGGCTTAACATTTGCCCATAGGGAaggttttgatgattttttcaaGACTTATCCATCTTCTATGAACAAGGGATTTTCTCATTCGTCTTCCATTGCAGATTCGCTTCTCTCAGGGGGACGCTGA